The following coding sequences are from one Malaciobacter pacificus window:
- a CDS encoding FMN-binding glutamate synthase family protein — protein MPKLFKNFIIFGAISIIVLSLFHNLFMWLTIIYFAIVLLGIYDLRQTKHSLWRNFPVVGRLRWVLEELRPPIRQYFIESDIDGVPINRQQRSVVYRRSKKLASTIPFGTKMDVYKEGYEWIGHSMNALKAHDLDLNPRVKIGGIDCKKPYDASLLNISAMSFGSLSANAVLALGHGAKIGDFALNTGEGGLSRYHLATNCDLIWQIGTGYFGCRTEDGNFDEEKFKVKSRIENVKMIEIKLSQGAKPGHGGILPANKNTPEIAEDRGVKAHTRVDSPPTHSAFSNAKGLIQFVEKLRKLSDGKPIGFKLCVGRKEEFIDICKAMIELNIKPDFITVDGGEGGTGAAPLEYTNSVGMPLREALVFVTDCLIGFDLKDDIKVIASGKILNGMDITKALCIGADLCASARGMMLSLGCIQALQCHKNNCPTGVATQDQSLAKGLVVEDKKQRVANFHEMTIESFVEILASAGLDKPEKLDRTHIFRRLDQTSYKRYDELFKPMKNGDLLSAPYPKSFDRFMIPNF, from the coding sequence ATGCCTAAACTGTTTAAAAACTTTATAATCTTTGGTGCAATATCTATTATTGTTTTATCTTTATTTCATAACTTATTTATGTGGTTAACTATTATTTATTTTGCAATAGTGCTATTAGGAATATATGATTTAAGACAAACTAAACATTCTCTTTGGAGAAATTTTCCTGTTGTTGGTAGGTTAAGATGGGTTTTAGAAGAGCTTAGACCTCCTATTAGACAATATTTTATAGAATCAGACATAGATGGTGTTCCAATAAATAGACAACAAAGATCTGTAGTGTATAGAAGATCTAAAAAACTTGCAAGTACAATTCCTTTTGGGACTAAAATGGATGTATATAAAGAAGGCTATGAATGGATAGGTCATTCTATGAATGCTTTAAAAGCACATGATTTAGATCTAAATCCAAGAGTAAAAATTGGTGGAATTGATTGTAAGAAACCTTATGATGCATCACTGTTAAATATTTCAGCTATGAGTTTTGGCTCACTTAGTGCAAATGCAGTATTAGCTTTAGGACATGGAGCAAAAATCGGAGACTTTGCTTTAAATACAGGTGAGGGTGGTTTAAGTAGATATCATTTAGCAACTAATTGTGATTTAATTTGGCAAATAGGAACTGGATATTTTGGTTGTAGAACAGAAGATGGAAACTTTGATGAAGAGAAGTTTAAAGTAAAAAGTAGAATTGAAAATGTAAAAATGATAGAGATAAAACTATCGCAAGGTGCAAAGCCAGGTCATGGAGGAATCCTTCCTGCTAATAAAAATACACCTGAAATTGCAGAAGATAGAGGAGTAAAAGCTCATACAAGAGTTGATTCTCCTCCAACTCACAGTGCTTTTTCAAATGCAAAAGGATTAATACAGTTTGTAGAAAAGTTAAGAAAACTAAGTGATGGAAAACCCATAGGTTTTAAGCTTTGTGTGGGTAGAAAAGAAGAGTTTATAGATATTTGTAAAGCAATGATTGAATTAAATATAAAACCTGATTTTATAACTGTAGATGGTGGAGAAGGTGGAACAGGTGCTGCTCCATTGGAGTATACAAACTCAGTTGGTATGCCTTTAAGAGAAGCTTTAGTTTTTGTTACAGATTGTCTTATTGGATTTGATTTAAAAGATGATATTAAAGTAATAGCTTCTGGAAAAATATTAAATGGAATGGATATTACAAAAGCTTTATGTATTGGTGCTGATTTATGTGCAAGTGCTAGGGGGATGATGTTGAGTTTAGGATGTATTCAAGCTTTACAGTGTCATAAAAATAATTGTCCAACAGGAGTTGCTACACAAGACCAAAGTTTAGCAAAAGGTTTAGTTGTTGAAGACAAAAAGCAAAGGGTAGCAAATTTCCATGAGATGACAATAGAGAGTTTTGTGGAGATACTTGCTTCTGCTGGACTTGATAAGCCAGAAAAATTAGATAGAACTCATATTTTTAGAAGGTTAGATCAAACAAGTTATAAAAGATATGATGAGTTATTTAAACCTATGAAAAATGGTGATTTATTAAGTGCTCCTTATCCTAAATCTTTTGATAGATTTATGATTCCTAATTTTTGA
- a CDS encoding class I SAM-dependent methyltransferase, translating into MNKEQLKNEILKNIKNTSIEIKRVFHGRGNFYDDYEYLTIDSLNNLLLISIFEEISENVYKEILEVIDEVVKENDYEIVLVQHRYKKEEIYEVIKGFIPNEFIAIENGLKYKLSFKNQNIGLFFDMKAGREYISSICKDKNVLNLFSYTCAFSVSAINSGASKVVNVDMSKGSLTTGRENHHLNNLDTKKVKFMPYNILKSWSRIKKEAPYDIIIIDPPSFQKGSFAATKDYEKIIKKLDELASTKCIVLSCLNAPELNTQFIKDKFEQFSPNFKYYDRLDNLKEFVTNNEEKTLKNLIFIK; encoded by the coding sequence ATGAATAAAGAACAATTAAAAAATGAAATATTAAAAAATATAAAAAATACCTCTATAGAGATAAAAAGAGTTTTTCATGGACGTGGGAATTTTTATGATGATTATGAATATTTAACTATAGATAGTTTAAATAATTTATTACTTATATCTATCTTTGAAGAAATTAGCGAAAATGTTTACAAAGAGATTTTAGAGGTTATTGATGAGGTTGTAAAAGAAAACGACTATGAAATAGTTTTGGTTCAACACAGATATAAAAAAGAAGAAATTTATGAAGTGATAAAGGGATTTATCCCTAATGAATTTATAGCTATTGAAAATGGTTTAAAATACAAGTTAAGTTTTAAGAATCAAAATATAGGTTTATTTTTTGATATGAAAGCTGGAAGAGAATATATTTCTAGTATTTGTAAAGATAAAAATGTATTAAATCTCTTTTCTTATACTTGTGCTTTTAGTGTAAGTGCTATAAATAGTGGAGCATCTAAAGTAGTAAATGTTGATATGTCAAAGGGATCTTTAACTACAGGAAGAGAGAATCATCATCTAAATAATTTAGATACAAAAAAAGTAAAATTCATGCCTTATAATATTTTAAAATCTTGGAGCAGAATAAAAAAAGAAGCTCCTTATGATATTATAATTATTGATCCACCTTCTTTTCAAAAAGGAAGTTTTGCTGCAACTAAAGATTATGAAAAGATTATAAAAAAGCTTGATGAATTAGCAAGTACTAAATGTATTGTTTTGTCATGTTTAAATGCTCCTGAATTAAATACTCAATTTATTAAAGATAAGTTTGAACAGTTCTCTCCTAATTTTAAATATTATGATAGATTAGACAATTTAAAAGAGTTTGTTACAAATAATGAAGAAAAAACATTAAAGAATTTAATTTTTATTAAGTGA